tatttttactACAACTGAATTTCACTATCATTAAAATGGCAAAGCCTCTTGTTTACATAAAACTTGTGccaaaaatttaataactTTAAGTGTTTTCCAAATTAATAACAAAGATTCCTCAATTTTGTCGACTAGTACCAAGTACATAGTCATCCATTAGCATCTGCAGAGAGAACAATTCTCACGCTCTCCCAGAGGAAACAAACTGTTGCATTTGCTTACTCTGCGATATACACACCCACCTAACTAATGTTATCCCAGAGCAAATTTTATTGCGGTTTCGCTCTCTCACAAATTCACACACATCTGTCAGAACAACAATGGATAACAACAACGGGTgatttttcatataaaacTACTCAGATTACAGCAACTGCTTAAGTTTGAAATTCCATTTCTTGATTTCTGCTCCATTAACatcctctccctctctctgtaTCTCTCTGTCTTGTTGGATATCAAGTTAAAAGAATGGAGTGGACCACCAACtggttttcattttgaaaaccaaaaaaaaaagagtcaaACAATCAAAAGCCCGACTATTTTCTGTGAGCCTCTGAACTCGATGACATAATGTCGCCGCAATTCATGAATATTCAGTCAAATTTTCTAAATCATTGTAACCGTCTGGTGATGTGGCCACATACGATAATGCCATTGATCGTTCCAAacctttgtttttcttttacgcCCTTGCACAAAGAGTCTATTTATTTTGCTTAGGGCACAGGGCAACGCcttgaaaaatatatttatctcCACACCTAAAAGGTGTACGTATAATCTTAGAAAGCACGATAATACGAGTTTATATAGCACAAGTCCGTtaacctcctcctcctcctagAAGTCTGAAGATAAAGCATGGATCCAGTGGCAAATCCTCGGGGTTAGATACAAGAAAGTTCCCTTTcctaattttatttcttaaattAGTAAAATTTCGATATACAAGTAGAATTTCTCCCAAAATAACTTATTTCTTACCCTAAAATTAAGACCTAAATCCCTCAAAGGTGGAAATCAATGAGTTTGtgataaaatttaaaattctaaCTAATTAATATGCCAAATTCGATCAACAAAATAGTGAAcccaaaaacttgcaagggtaatTAAACTTCGTTAAGTCTAAAAATAGTCTCTGCCTTTGATTTACTTCACAGTTTTACTCAACAATAAAGAGTTGTATTTGTAAAGTGTGATAACGTGGAGCACATTGATTTATATATTGAGCTGCTTGGGCAAGAGGTTAACCACACCACCACCATTGAGAACCAAGAAAATTCCCCTTATTTGTCATGACTTCAATATTTTAGCTATGCGCCACCGTTGGCTGCCAATTATTGACTAATTGACTAATGATACGtagtaaatacatatacatacgtacgtacatatatgcaaattCTTATCTTTGTGTCACACATTTGTGCAATACATGCACAAAGGTGTTATCTTTTGTATACGCTTCTCAAATCAGGCAATTTCGATTAAGATCGATtgacattatatatatatacattggcATGTATGTAAAATGGCAGAAGAACGTTATATATAGAATTAATTTGGTGGATTTTGCAGACTATacattttacaattttataatactttATCGTAAAATTATTAGCtacaatataaataaataaattcaagcAAATATATCCATTCAATACATGtgtttttttcaattaaattgtcTAGTTGTGCTATCTAAACATTTGTATCTTTTGATAATTGAagtaatattttttgattatcTAATAGTATGGCAATGGTGTTAAATAATTAAGTTGTTTAAGTACACTTATCAGCGATTATATGGaattgtttatatgtatgaagtatatatacattgaCCAGACTTGGCATATTTCTTGATTTCACCTATTGCCAACTATGGGGGAGTGGCAATTACACAcgaactgtgtgtgtgtacctcACCAGACGTTGGTTTCTCTTTAATTTGGAATTGAATTGATGTCTTGGCATTGGTAtgagtgttttgttttgtttactaTTCACTCATTGACCATAAATCAATGGGTATTTGCTTCTGACCGCTATCGAAGTTGACTAATTACTTAATgtgaatgatgatgatgatgattattcTCAAACTTTGCCCTTAATTAAAAgaacatatataattttattaaatattttgtttattttttaggTGATGTGGTCTTGCAAAATCTCAGGATACGTGATAATGCCCTCGATGatttggatttgccagttcaGCTTGTCTATGGTTATCTAGGTAAGATAATACTAAAAGATCATCTTAGAACTGTTAAGTAATTCTTTATATTTCCAGGCAAATTGGTATTAAAGATACCATGGAAGAATTTATATAGTCAGCCCGTGATTGTTGATATCGATAGTCTATATGTATTGGTTTCACCCAACAATAATGTTCGATATAATGCCGAGAAGGAAGCTAAATACGCCCTGGAGGCCAAGAAAGTGGCACTCGATGCCCTGGAAGCGGAACGCAAAAAAGAGCTGGATAAGGGTAAACACAAAgtccattaaaaatataaagtgtttattaattattgtattCTATTGCAGATAAGCCCAAAGCTGATCCTGGTTTCACAGAGAAACTAACTGCTCAAATTGTCAATAATTTGCAAGTGAAAATCTCCAATGTACATCTTCGCTATGAGGATACAAGCACAACAGGAAGTCCCTTCTCCTTTGGCATATCGTTGCATGAGTTGGAACTTTATACCACAGATAATAACTGGGAGAAATGTTATATGGCCCAGCAAACGTCGCAGGTCTTTAAAATTGCGAATCTCTCGTGTCTCTCCGCCTATATGAATGTAAATGCCCGACTTTATTCGGGTCAGGAGAAGGAACAACTGGCCGAAACGTTTCAAGCCCATATTGCAAACAAGGAATTTAAGCCAGCTAGTTACAGTTACGGTTAGTTAATGACAAAGATTATGATTCACAAAGATACTTACTTAATAACTTCTGTTTTTTTAGTATTGGGTCCAATATGTTGTAATGCTAAGCTGAAGCTAAATATGAAtccagaatttgatgatccacCATTCGAAATTCCCAAAATTGATTTGACTCTTGAAATGGAAACATTAAATGTGGGTCTAACCAGTACACAGTTTCACAATATCGCAAAGCTGGGCGATTCTATGAATCGAATGCAGCTGGGTCTGCCCTATCGCAAATATCGGCCGCACAATTTACGTAAGATAGATAATGCTCGGTGTCCGCTTATGTATTTAttcgttttaattttatattttgtttatatagcCTACAAAGGCAATGCCAAGACATGGTGGAAATTTGCCATTAATTCTGTTCTCGAGGAGGATGTGAGACGCAATCGACGCTGCTGGACATGGGAATACATAAAACAACATCGTGATCGTTGCAACATGTATGCAGAGGTAAgtaaataaacattaaatttgtgatatattaatatttttgttggcGTTCTCAGAAATACAAAGAACGTGAGCTTAACAAGAAACCTCCTGCTACGTTATTAGAGTCCTGCACTTTGTTGGAACAAGAATTGGATGTGTTTAATTTGCTACTGATACGACAGCGAGTTAATATCGAGATAGCCAAATTGCGGGTTACAACTCCGCCCGAGCAAACAGGCTGGTTTAGTGGTTGGTGGGGTAGTGGCGGTGCCAAGAAAGATGAAGGCACCACTGGCGAAAACATTGTCAAGAAGTTTGAGGCCGCAATGACACCCGAGGAGAAGGCCAAACTATATAAGGCCATAGGCTATCAGGAGAACGCCAATCCGCTAAATATGCCCGAAAGTTATGAAGCCATGCGTATGAACTTTAAACTTATTGCCCTGGAGGTGGGCCTCTATGAGGATGTGCGTCTTGATAACGATAGTAGAATCTCTTACGATTATCAGGACTTGCCATCGATATTAAAGTTAAAGTTCTCCATGGCCACTGCTAAGGTGACACAACGTCCTGCTGCCGAGGCCATTAGCATAACTGCTGGCATGAAAGAGCTAAGCGTATTTGGCAGGCAAAGCAAGGAGAGCAATCGTATACCATTACTGGTGGAGTCCAAAATCACAGATGAATTCAATCTGTTGGATATATTCTTCGAAACAAATCCCCTGGATAAACTGTGCGATCAGCGTGTTAAAGTTGTGGCCCGACCATTGCAAATTGTCTATGATGCAGACACCATACTAAGTTTGCTGAGTGTGTTTAAGCCACCTAATGATGTTACGCTTTCCAAATTTGAGGATGTTGCCAGTGCCCAGTTAGGTAGCATTAAGGAGCGATCGGCCACAGGAATGCAATACGTCATTGACCAAAAGTCCGTACTGGATGCGGATATTCTACTCATGCCCAACATTCTGGTAGTGCCCCATGGTGGTCTGTATGTGGCCAATGAGAAATCCTTAGTGGTCGTCAGTTTGGGTCAGGTACATGTGACCACTACACCGCGTCAACGATCATCCGGTCACATTCAGAATTTGTATCAATCGGGCGAGCATCAGCATGATATTCTTAAAAATGTTATGGACAATGCCTATGACAGATTTACCATTGAGGTTGATGATATCCAAGTTCTGGTTTCCCGACCGGGTGAACCATGGCAACAAGCTCTGAATTTGGCTGTCGCCACCGATCTGCATGTTTTGAAACCCACCTCTCTTAAAGTTGTAGCTGCTCTCTGTGTGGTAGACGATGATCCGCGTTTGCCGAAGGTAAAGGTTGACATCGAAGTGCCTGCCATACAAGTGAATGTCAGTGAGGATCGTGTGATCGATGCCATTGGCGTGGGCACCAGCATTCCTCTTCCAGAGAACTCTTCACCAGCTCAACCCTCGACACTTCAACGTTCGCGCAGTTCGCTGTCCAATTTTATTAACAAAGagataaagaaaagaaacaccGAGTCCGCAGTTGCGATTAAGAAACCATTGGATATTGACGAAATTACCCAATATACCAATGTGGAGGTGAACTTCTCCCTCAACGAGATCTCTCTTAGGCTCTATCAGTCACAGAGATTATGTGAAAATGATTCAGTTGTCACGCAAGAGTTTGTTACGCCGGAACAAGAGCCTTCAACTTCATTGCAGCACGGAGATTTGCTGGATATCGAGAATACTCGTCGTGCCCAGGAAATTCTATCACTTCAGGTGCTGCAAGTAGAGGCTTATCTGGCTCAGCGCACCTATGAAACGGTGGCCACGCTAAAGTAAGAAACATCCCTCACTTAGATTTGAAaatgaagtttaattttatttaatttttacagAGTGGGTGGTCTCAATATTAAGCAATTCGACTGTGTGGGCAATAATGAAAAGGTGCTGGACATCATCGATACCCCGGGTTATGCTAAGGATCAGAACTATTTGTTCACTGTCTCTTATACGCTGGCCGACAAACTGTCTCCAGAATTTACTACTAAATACAATTCGACAGAGCAACTGATTGTGGTTAATTTCGAGATTCTTAATATTGTACTGCACCAGGAGTGCTTGTTAAGTTTGCTGGAGGTCTCCAATAATTTCCAGAGAAATTTAGAGAGGGTTCTGAAATACGACAAGCCGCATGATCGTTTCGCTTCAGCCGGAGCCGGGGATGGTATTAAACATAAACTGGCTGTCATTATGGAGGATACTGAGCACATCATGACGACAAATCAAATGACTGCTCGTCGGAGTAAAGCAGCCGGTTCGCGACATCGTCGCGTAGTGGAGAGCATTAAGATACGACTGGTGGCAAATCTTCTTCAAGTGGGTCTGCAATTAACGTCACGCAATCGACCATTGGCCGAGATGAACATCAAGAAATTTGTGACAAGACTTACCATGAAATCATCATACACTGAACTGAATATAGGTTTGAAGGATATTCAAGTCATTGACCTGAATCCGTATACCAAACACCAAAATGTAAGTTCCATTAAATACATCAAACGAATCCTAATTCTAATTAACTgtaattatttcttttttagatCTTGAGCATTGTGGGTCAGGATGCCTTTAATTGTCAAGTGGTGCTCTATAATAAGGATGAAACTCTCGACTATAATTCGGATGATATGAAAATAACCGTGGATATTGGTTGCATGAAGATCATATTTCTCAATTGGTTTGTCGCTGGCGTTTTGGTAAGATTTCCATTACATTATTTGATAAGTTTCTATTACTTATTGTTTATTTGTGTTTCCTGCAGAACTTCCTTAACAATTTCCAAGCTGCTCAGCAAGCCTTGTCTGATGCCAGTGCCGCGGCAGCAGAGTCCGCCAGGCAAAAGGCTATGGATGCCTATGAAACGGCCACGCGGATGAAACTTAATGTGCGTATTAATGCTCCCATAATCATCATTCCAGTGGACTCGAAGAGCTGTAACGCATTGTCCTTGGACTTGGGTATGCTGGAATTGACAAATAATACCATTGAGGTTCCAGTACAAGATCGAGAAGAGCGAGCGATTATAGATGAAATCAAACTTCAGCTGAAGGATATAAAAATCACCAAGGTGACCATATTGGAAGCGGACGATTCCAATGTCGATGGTAAGTGAAGAAGTGGAACTCTTTGCACTGCCATTTAATACTATTGATACCTTCTTTTTAAAGATGTGGATGCGGCTGTTGGATGGAGATCTAAATTAAATATGATGAATCCCATGAGTTTCACTCTTCTGGTTACACGAAATCTATCAAGTCAGTGGTACAAAGAAGTACCCGATCTTAATCTATCTGGTCGTCTGAAATCAATCGAGGTGAGAACTATTCAagtgcataataaaataaatctaataattttttatttttatccatttATAGCTTACACTTTTTACTGATGATTACGCTCTAATCATGTCGATATTGAATCGAAATCTAAGCGAAGGTCTGGACGAGTTTCCACCCATCGAGAAGGCGCCACCAAAGTCACCAACACGAAAGACGCTTGATACTCGTAGCACTGTACGTCACCTTATAACCAGACAATCAACCCTGTCattggccaaaaataaaagaattaaTGAATcattgaaattcaattttcaatttgatggCGTTATTATAAACCTGATGGAAGGTAAACGTCATTCGAATCtgtatagtatatatatttgtatctATTTCTATACCTTCTAGCTGAGGATGCTGGTCTGGCACGTTTTGGTATCTATTTTCTGTCTGTAAAGGGATCCAAGCTAGTTGATAATACACTTAGCGTGTCTGTTGTGTTGTGTAATATTCAATTGGATGATACACGTAAGAATACCACCAGTCAAATACATCAGTATTTGAGCCGTAAGGACTGGCAGAATCCTCGATTGGACACCAAGGAGATTATCGATGCCTGCTATAATGAACGCAACTTTATGGTGGATGTCACGGCTATTGTTAAAGAAAATGATACCTTCGGTAGGTTCTGTTTATTATTAAGAATGATTATTGACTTTTAAAATGGTATTTTGTGTGCCCTTTCAGCTGAGGTTCATGTGCGTGGTTTTGATTTGATTGTTTCTATTGACTTTCTACTTAAATTAACTTCATTCTTAACGGTGCCCCCGGACAATGAGCGGAACTCTTCCATTAGTGCGAATCCACATGATATTACGCAAACAGCTAACGATACATTGACTGCGACTAGGGATTCTGTTCGTGGTGCGGCTGTGGCAGCAGCCAATGAAATAGCTGATAGTGAAGTGGGTAGCACATCGGCCGCAAGCAGCTCGGATAAAAGAATGCATTTAATACTGCACATTGATGAGCCGGATATCATTTTGGTGGAGAGTCTCGATGATCTGAATACCAATGCAATTATTTTCAATGTGAGTGAAGCTTGAGAAGCTTAATGTTAGTGGAATTTATTTATCATGTTGTGACTTTTGCAGGCACAAGTACACTTAAATTATCGATCCATCAATGAAAAGCAAATTATCAATGGGCAAATCGATGCGTTGAAGATCTACATGAGCGCTTTCTTGCCAGAGCGACGCGAAGCCACACGTCATTATATTTTGCATCCGTGCGTCATCAGTTTGCAGGGTTCGACTCCTGAAGAGGAGGGTCTTCACATTAGTCTGAAGCTGAGTGACATTATAATTAATGTCTCGCCGGCCACAATCGAACTGCTAAACAAGGCCATGCTTAGCATTAGCACGGGCCATGCGTCAAATGCGACAGAAAATATGGTTCAGAAGGATTATTCAAAACTCTGGTATCCCAAACAATTTAGCTCTCGTTCCTATTGGTTTACCAAAGTTGAGGAAGCTACAGAAGCCTTCCAATTTCTGGACAACGAAATCACAGATTTGGAGGGCAAGCAGAAAACGGAGAAATGTGTAATTGAAATGCCAAGTATAGCTTTGGTAATTGAGTCCGGAATGGGATATTATACGAAACCATTAGTTTCATTAGAGACACGTATCACGGCCGTGTTTAACAACTGGAGCCGAAATCTTAGTGCGAATGGATCGATAACTCTTAATATGGTAAGAGTAAATGTTTTCTTTGAAAATGTTTAActgttttaatatttaatttttgcagAACTACTTCAATCAGCGACTAGCTGAATGGGAGCCCATAATCGAATTGAATGAAGTAGTTAACCGGAATGGCGTCAGTGAGTACGTACCGTGGGAACTTAAGTTCGATCTTGGAATGGAGAAAGTACAAAGCGAAGTGGATGATTTCTCGGAGGAATATCAAACAACCAATATGAAAATACATTCCAACGAAAATCTAGAAATAACCCTGAGCAAAACTTGTGTCAGTCTGCTCGGCGAGTTGGGTGAAGCTTTCTCCCAGGCCATCGACCAAAAGGGACTGATCAAGCCCGAAATTGTGGCTCCCTATGTAGTGGAGAATGATACAGGATTCGATATAACCCTGGATTTGTGTCGCGGCATTTTCACTTTGCACGAAGTTCATCGAGGTGGAACCCAAATACAAGGTGTGGTCAATAGCACTCTATTGCTGCAGACCCCAACCAGCGATGATCAGGCCATAGTGGATCCTAGTTCTATACAGACATGCACCATTTCATCAGGAGGTCGGGCATATCTGCAGACAAAGGACATCAGTGGCCTATCGGATGAGCAAGCAGATGATTATAATTTGTATGCGAAAGTTGGCGGCATTGATAAAGAAGTTATATTGCCAGTGTCCAAGGCGGATGTTCGCTATTTTCCTCTACTGCGTTCAGTAGACGGAGAACCTTGGGGCATTATATCGGAGGTTAAATTGGATTATGGCACTACCAAAGTAAACATTCATGGTGTTgtgaatgtatgtatttatataccCCGAAAACCAATTAGtacttttttaataaatatatgttttccTTTAGGTCCATAATCATTTCAGTACTTCCATTAATGTTTACCGACGAAAACAACCTGAGGATGAAGAAATTCTAGTGGGAACAGCTAAACCCGGCGAAGTGTTTCATGTCCCACTGCATGCAATCTACGCAGACTCCAAAGAGCTATATTTCTCCATCAAGGGATATAAAACCTCCGTACAGGGAATTTCGTGGCGCGCAAATCCTTCAGACATGAACTATTCACATCAGTTGCAATGTGATCCGACATCGACCTTTGAACCGCTTTATATCAACAGCATACGCAGAAAAGATGAAGTCTACTACGAGAATACcaacaaattcaaattgttGAGTGCCTTCTATACGATTCATTTACGACCGCCGCTTTACTTACGAAACAGTCTACCAATTGATATCAAAGTTTCGGTAGCTGGTTGTTCAGTGCGCAAGGAGACAGTTGAATCGCATGATGCCACGCAAGATTTGGTAAAGAAATATAATCGCGAGGAGTTCCTGGACTATGGAGAAAAGGTCGTGGAACCCGGTGATGTGCTGCACTTGCCCACTGTTAAGATGTCGCAGAAGGGAAAAGAAACTAAAAGCTTTTTAGTTGTACGAGTGAGTAGGCAACAGTTTGAAAACATTtcacaaaaaacataaaacaaagtGCTTGTAATGACTAATTTTGTTATTCCCATCTTTCAGTTGATTCAATATTTGGAAAAGGATTGGTCATGTTCAACCGATATTGCTGAATGTGATGGTGAAGTAAGCATTTGGACATTTTGCTCTTATGATTCGGAAATAAAAATGGATATGGATCTCTATGTGCGGTAAGTTTGAAAACTATAAATTTCAATAGCAAAAATAACTTTCTAATCATTGATCATTTTATGGTGACAGATCGGAGAATCGTCATGGCAGTCTAGTTCTTACTATCTACAGTCCCTTCTGGATGATTAATAAGACTGGTCAGATGCTTACCTACAAAACAGATGCTTCATCTTTGGAAGTACTATATCACCCGCCCGAATACTCGGGTCCGATTCTGTTCACGTTCCGCGATAAGTTATTCTTTGACAAAAAGAAGGCTTCGATTCGTTTTGATAATGGCGAATGGAGTGAAAAAATTCCCCTCGATGTGGCCGGTTCAGTTGGAGAGGTTACCTGCCGAGCCAACGATCAGAAATATAGCATTGGCGTTCACAATCATTTGACTCAAAACTCACTGACCAAACAGATAACGTTCATACCGTTTTATATCATTCGCAATCACTGCCGCTTCGATATCGAGGTGCAAGAGCAGACTCGTCCCGGTGATCCTTGGATGAGACTAAATCCGGAGCAATGTGAGCCGCTCTGGCCGAAAAATGAAGCCAACCGCAACCTGATTGTACGTGTTGAGGATAAGACTACGCCTGCCTTTGACTACACGGAGGTGGTGTGCACGCTGCTCAAGCTAAATGATAGCATTTACGGTGGCGTCAATGTCGATGTTCAGACAACTGAAGGTGGCGTCTACATAACCTTTACGGAATACAAAAAATCAGATGCTCCAGGTCTGCTAATCAACCATACCAGTCACGATATTGTCTACTCGGAGAAGGGCACTAAAAACGACCTTATACTGCGGTCGAGAAATTCTATAATGTATGCTTGGAGTGATCCCGCTGGTCCCAAAGTATTAATATTTGGCAATAATAAACAGGAATCAGATCTCCGGCGAGATAATGTAGGCGAAGTAACGTAAGTATTTGTTGCATTCATTTATTGGAAAatataaacttttgttttcagGTTGCAAAACGGACGCAAAGCCTATTGGGTATCATTCTTGGATGGATTGCAGCGAGTGCTTCTTTTCACCGAAATTGAATCGATTGCCAAGCGTACTGAAAGCAGTGCTGCTCTGCAAACCATCACACAGAGTATAGATTTGCGTATTCATGGCATCGGTGTCTCGGTGGTTAATAATGAAACCGGACTGGATATACTTTATCTTGGCGTTACAAGTTCCGGCATCATTTGGGAATCCAAGAAACCGGACAAGAAACGTTTCCGCGAGATGACCATTCATGATACGGAGCTAATCGAAGCAGATTACCAACGCTATCTGGTGCATAAGAGTGTCAACGATGTGCAAACATACAAACTGGATAACAAATTCCCCATCGACTTTAATAATATGATCATCAAGAAGAGTAATGTCGATCGCCAACTGAGACGTAGCTTTTATCCAGCTATTTGGGTTTCAAAGAAATCATCACCGTTCCAAAATCAATTGCATGTGAAAATTAATCGTATTCAGGTGGACAATCAGTTCATTGATCCAATATTCCCAGTGGTCTTGGCACCCATAGCCCCGCCAAAGAGTGTGG
The nucleotide sequence above comes from Drosophila willistoni isolate 14030-0811.24 chromosome 2L unlocalized genomic scaffold, UCI_dwil_1.1 Seg72.1, whole genome shotgun sequence. Encoded proteins:
- the LOC6637929 gene encoding vacuolar protein sorting-associated protein 13, translated to MVFEALVVDILNKVLGDYIENLDRNQLKIGIWGGDVVLQNLRIRDNALDDLDLPVQLVYGYLGKLVLKIPWKNLYSQPVIVDIDSLYVLVSPNNNVRYNAEKEAKYALEAKKVALDALEAERKKELDKDKPKADPGFTEKLTAQIVNNLQVKISNVHLRYEDTSTTGSPFSFGISLHELELYTTDNNWEKCYMAQQTSQVFKIANLSCLSAYMNVNARLYSGQEKEQLAETFQAHIANKEFKPASYSYVLGPICCNAKLKLNMNPEFDDPPFEIPKIDLTLEMETLNVGLTSTQFHNIAKLGDSMNRMQLGLPYRKYRPHNLPYKGNAKTWWKFAINSVLEEDVRRNRRCWTWEYIKQHRDRCNMYAEKYKERELNKKPPATLLESCTLLEQELDVFNLLLIRQRVNIEIAKLRVTTPPEQTGWFSGWWGSGGAKKDEGTTGENIVKKFEAAMTPEEKAKLYKAIGYQENANPLNMPESYEAMRMNFKLIALEVGLYEDVRLDNDSRISYDYQDLPSILKLKFSMATAKVTQRPAAEAISITAGMKELSVFGRQSKESNRIPLLVESKITDEFNLLDIFFETNPLDKLCDQRVKVVARPLQIVYDADTILSLLSVFKPPNDVTLSKFEDVASAQLGSIKERSATGMQYVIDQKSVLDADILLMPNILVVPHGGLYVANEKSLVVVSLGQVHVTTTPRQRSSGHIQNLYQSGEHQHDILKNVMDNAYDRFTIEVDDIQVLVSRPGEPWQQALNLAVATDLHVLKPTSLKVVAALCVVDDDPRLPKVKVDIEVPAIQVNVSEDRVIDAIGVGTSIPLPENSSPAQPSTLQRSRSSLSNFINKEIKKRNTESAVAIKKPLDIDEITQYTNVEVNFSLNEISLRLYQSQRLCENDSVVTQEFVTPEQEPSTSLQHGDLLDIENTRRAQEILSLQVLQVEAYLAQRTYETVATLKVGGLNIKQFDCVGNNEKVLDIIDTPGYAKDQNYLFTVSYTLADKLSPEFTTKYNSTEQLIVVNFEILNIVLHQECLLSLLEVSNNFQRNLERVLKYDKPHDRFASAGAGDGIKHKLAVIMEDTEHIMTTNQMTARRSKAAGSRHRRVVESIKIRLVANLLQVGLQLTSRNRPLAEMNIKKFVTRLTMKSSYTELNIGLKDIQVIDLNPYTKHQNILSIVGQDAFNCQVVLYNKDETLDYNSDDMKITVDIGCMKIIFLNWFVAGVLNFLNNFQAAQQALSDASAAAAESARQKAMDAYETATRMKLNVRINAPIIIIPVDSKSCNALSLDLGMLELTNNTIEVPVQDREERAIIDEIKLQLKDIKITKVTILEADDSNVDDVDAAVGWRSKLNMMNPMSFTLLVTRNLSSQWYKEVPDLNLSGRLKSIELTLFTDDYALIMSILNRNLSEGLDEFPPIEKAPPKSPTRKTLDTRSTVRHLITRQSTLSLAKNKRINESLKFNFQFDGVIINLMEAEDAGLARFGIYFLSVKGSKLVDNTLSVSVVLCNIQLDDTRKNTTSQIHQYLSRKDWQNPRLDTKEIIDACYNERNFMVDVTAIVKENDTFAEVHVRGFDLIVSIDFLLKLTSFLTVPPDNERNSSISANPHDITQTANDTLTATRDSVRGAAVAAANEIADSEVGSTSAASSSDKRMHLILHIDEPDIILVESLDDLNTNAIIFNAQVHLNYRSINEKQIINGQIDALKIYMSAFLPERREATRHYILHPCVISLQGSTPEEEGLHISLKLSDIIINVSPATIELLNKAMLSISTGHASNATENMVQKDYSKLWYPKQFSSRSYWFTKVEEATEAFQFLDNEITDLEGKQKTEKCVIEMPSIALVIESGMGYYTKPLVSLETRITAVFNNWSRNLSANGSITLNMNYFNQRLAEWEPIIELNEVVNRNGVSEYVPWELKFDLGMEKVQSEVDDFSEEYQTTNMKIHSNENLEITLSKTCVSLLGELGEAFSQAIDQKGLIKPEIVAPYVVENDTGFDITLDLCRGIFTLHEVHRGGTQIQGVVNSTLLLQTPTSDDQAIVDPSSIQTCTISSGGRAYLQTKDISGLSDEQADDYNLYAKVGGIDKEVILPVSKADVRYFPLLRSVDGEPWGIISEVKLDYGTTKVNIHGVVNVHNHFSTSINVYRRKQPEDEEILVGTAKPGEVFHVPLHAIYADSKELYFSIKGYKTSVQGISWRANPSDMNYSHQLQCDPTSTFEPLYINSIRRKDEVYYENTNKFKLLSAFYTIHLRPPLYLRNSLPIDIKVSVAGCSVRKETVESHDATQDLVKKYNREEFLDYGEKVVEPGDVLHLPTVKMSQKGKETKSFLVVRLIQYLEKDWSCSTDIAECDGEVSIWTFCSYDSEIKMDMDLYVRSENRHGSLVLTIYSPFWMINKTGQMLTYKTDASSLEVLYHPPEYSGPILFTFRDKLFFDKKKASIRFDNGEWSEKIPLDVAGSVGEVTCRANDQKYSIGVHNHLTQNSLTKQITFIPFYIIRNHCRFDIEVQEQTRPGDPWMRLNPEQCEPLWPKNEANRNLIVRVEDKTTPAFDYTEVVCTLLKLNDSIYGGVNVDVQTTEGGVYITFTEYKKSDAPGLLINHTSHDIVYSEKGTKNDLILRSRNSIMYAWSDPAGPKVLIFGNNKQESDLRRDNVGEVTLQNGRKAYWVSFLDGLQRVLLFTEIESIAKRTESSAALQTITQSIDLRIHGIGVSVVNNETGLDILYLGVTSSGIIWESKKPDKKRFREMTIHDTELIEADYQRYLVHKSVNDVQTYKLDNKFPIDFNNMIIKKSNVDRQLRRSFYPAIWVSKKSSPFQNQLHVKINRIQVDNQFIDPIFPVVLAPIAPPKSVASTTTLKPFIECSMVQRVMPNTTVKQFKYASILIQEFHFKLDILFLTAIAEMFAKEVTDEVAAKQFRGDVESIELPLSAFFEQHSQQEQKNFYDNLHLGPLKIHVSFSMAGTQTAALPGFLGPLVQGVGVTLTDVNDVVFRLAFFEREYQFFTQQQLINEVTSHYTGQALKQLYVLVLGLDVLGNPYGLVVGLKKGVEDLFYEPFQGAIQGPGEFAEGLVLGVKSLFGHTVGGAAGAMSKITGAMGKGLAALTFDEDYQRKRRQGIHNKPKNFHEGLARSSKGLVMGFVDGVTGVVTKPVSGAREHGVEGFFKGLGKGAIGLVARPTAGVVDFASGSFEAVKRATEAHDEVKRMRAPRFQHYDYVLRPYCNIEAMGNKMLKELDKGKYSSTDNFIHCEEIIQKSEYLLVTNHRLLYIQRNEMFGIWTSLWTYLWEEIKKVEATNRGVKITVPQEGKKMLGLFSTKESPCKLVLLPDERKRNTLVEIIESHRQDRTSITVTSSPYASAR